The following nucleotide sequence is from Lytechinus pictus isolate F3 Inbred chromosome 10, Lp3.0, whole genome shotgun sequence.
CGATAATTAATTATCAGTATGATCATAATTATTGTGATTACTTTCTAAATGGAGATATATCTCTCACATCATTATTTGTAATAGAGTTGCACTTGTGTATCTTTGGAATagtataggcctatttgattACAGTATTACAAAACGTGTATAAAGCGGTTGCAAAACGGAGATGGTTGCACATCGGATATATGGCATGGCATGCAAAGTTGATCTGTAGAATGGTTATGCATCTCGATGGTTCTATCAAATCAAAGCAATAATCGCTCTTGGATTTCAAAAAAACTACAgtagggttcccagcccatcagggaaatcaggtaaaattattttacttttttttccagtcagggaaaaatcagggaatttgataaaaagatacctcaaatcagggaaaatgcctcaaatgaggggtaaaaatcagggaatttgataagcccaaaagtcgaaagcacggtagtcagtcaaactctgttatattttgttgcatatcaaagcaacatccattgaatgactggttatggtggtactaattagttttacattattgcttttatactgaaaataaatgtaattcactgcaacaacttagaaaacatgcgaaactgggaatgggtttacatagttatcagggaatttttaaacttcatcagggaattttgttttcttgaaaagcttgGAACCCTGTACTAATGATGCTGAAAAGTGAATTACCTCACATCAATAATTTTGACATTAAATCCTCTACTGCAAAACACTATTgtctattaaaaataaataccccGTTTTTTCTATCTTAATGGCAAGTTCCCCTCGCTGTAAAATTAGCGAATTTTCTCCCTCGATCGCTAAGCCTTTTCACAGTCATTGTCCTGcgttccgtaacacaaaggttagcgattaatcgtacggtTGAtattcacgattgattgtacaatgtagtcaatggaatcaatcgttaTTAATGTTGTACGATGATTGGTAAGCTTTGTGCTACCGGCCCCAGATAGGCACAAAACAATTTCACTGCAATCATGCAATACCCAATTACCCGATTCTATACCATTATGTTCAGAATGCTCATGAGCTATcatattgaaaatacaaaatattctcGCCTAGTTGTCAAGCTCTCTCGcactgaagtatttttttctgaGTAAAGTTTCAGACCCCAATTCAGCTGGAATCTTGTCTTCCCGTTAGTGAAAAGAAATAATCGTTTTAGGGGGGACCCAATTACAAGAAAGGGCCAAGAGGGACAAATGCCTGCTCCCCTCAGCCCccgtttaataaaaaaaatcttgatcgGGTGACGGGTCATTGCGCTATCACTGTTTGTAATTAGTTTCTTTCCTTGATTCCTTTTTAGGAGTAACTGTGATACAGTGATCTCAGCTGAGCTGAGGAAACATTACACAATGCCCCACTTTCTTCCCGAAGGTTCCGAGTCGAGTATCACAGACTGGATATTTATTGGTGGACCTGGACTAGGAGCTAACGTCCATGTAAGCATCAAACGCCTTTTCATTGATATATGGGCTCTGAATGGGATGTGTGGGGACCCCAACTTAATTCTTGAtaacaatttattattattataggtcTGGATTATATTTACTGGCAGGCCCAAAGTACATTTCGAAGGTTGATGGGGATGGGGGTGGATTTACTTTAATTTGAGCAAAACTGCATTTGTTGCCGTCTTTGTATAATTATGcagaaattgaaattaatccaATAGAATTAATGTTAGTCAGCAATCGAATTCAAACATTCTTTAAAATGTTGGCCATTTCCAAACATCAATTCAACTCATCTTCCTCATCTTCCCCTCCCttgttctttcttccttccttccttccttccctttctttctttctttctttctttctttctttctttctttctttctttctttctttctttctttctttctttctttctttctttctttctttctttctttctttctttctttctttctttctttctttctttctttctttctttctttctttcttccttccttccttccttccttccttccttccttccttccttccttccttccttccttccttcctttttttttctttctttctttctttcccctcccACCGACCATCCCATTCACTTTatccctccctctccctctcttccccTCCCTTTTTGTcttaaaatatattcatctatTTTCTGTATACTCAATTTTCTTCTGTCTCTTCTCTCTATAAGATCTGTCATATGTTACATATTTTTCacctttactttcatttaaaattgTGAGTAAACTCAAAACTCCTTGCTAAAACCCCGGCCATACTTTCATTGATTGTCTAATTTAACGCATGCCTCAGTGTTTTGTTGTCCTCAGCTCAAAAGAGAGctttaattttaatttgaacTTGAACCATCTTAATGTAAAACGATCCGGGTTACGTTATAGTACGGTACGTCTTTGATACAAAATGGAAATTATTTATTAGTGTGTACGGTTCCAAAGAGACTTTTCACAATCACACTAACCATAAACTATGTTTTGGCAATACAAACGATTGTCATAATTGAATAGATCAGTAATGCAGTCACTCTGCCTGTGATTTTGTACGGTTTGGGACCCTGTTTATACACTGACCGTATTTGATGGGCAGACGCCTTTTCACTTCCTCTTTGAATGCTTTTATCATTCCCTCACTTGGCTATATTCACCATCTTAGATTGACAGTGTGGACAGACCTTCGTGGCAGGCTCAGATTAGTGGTTCTAAAACATGGACGCTCATTCCTCCACCTGAATGTGAACACGTCTGTCATGAAATCAATGCTACCATGGTCAAAGGAAATGTCAGTAAGtatatttaatatatttaatagaaaaccagaaaaaagaaaaccattATATAATCTTTACAAAATCGATATTGTACATTTATTCTAAGCTTACCCCCAccctaattatatatgaatagCATCTATTTGTccacatgtatatttattttcctaCTGAATATCATTAAGTTTCTTATTTCCACCAAAGTAATTCATACAAATCGattggaatataacaatttcttTGTCAAAAAATATAGGAAAATGAGCATCAGCATCGACTATAGACGTTAAGCATATACtttgaaatttaattgaaaatctaccattttatttcattggtTGCAAGCATGATTAATCGTTAATTTTCATTTGTGTATTCAAGGCTTCAGGCAATAcctaaataaatgtatataaactCACTTCTACTATCAATATGTCCTCGGAAGTGCATCTGAACATTAAATAGAAAATGCACTctgtaaaataacaataacaataatgattataacaatCCGCTTTAGCGCTTCAATACATCGGAACAACgtctcaaagcgctttacagatatattattaccccggtcatcggatccttgcatgccgcatacaatgtatgcaccctctccactccctggggagcattccaacaagagtttcaAGACTCAGTTGCTAGGCACATATGCtctcgcatcctaccgggtacccatttaacacctgggtggagagtggcaaactgtggattgacgccttgccaaaggacgctagaccatggtgggattcgaacacacgaccctctgattacaaggcgagagtcagaaccgctacaccacgatgCTTCCATAAGACTATCATGCATCTACTTATGGGTGGAAGTAATGATCTTACATGGGCCTCTGCACAATTTACCAACCATTTCGCATCAGTCATTGCTTCCAACTAAATTTACTTCCGATTGTAGCCATTATCAATGGCTAGCAAACTCTCTGGTAGACCTCTATGATTTAATAAACAGTTTCCTAATATTTAATACAATTAAATCGTTTGTATTCGAACTGGTGAATAAACACGAGTTACCACTTCATTTATTTGTTCTATCATTGCAGTCGTGGTTGATACCAATAAATGGTACCACAAAACGGATATCCACCCCGGCGGTATCAGTATCACAATCGGTTCGGAGTATGATTGAATAACCGACTCCAAATCTGTCTGCTGTGAGGTAACGTGGTCTAATAAAGAACTCGCCAAATTGTGATTTGCAAGGTGCGGGTTCAAATCCCGTCACATCACCGATGGACTTTGACGAGACATAGCTCAGAGTAGTAAGTTGCTACCCGATGGAATTGATTCGAACCGTGCAACACAGCTGCTGGTTtccatttggtgaaaattgctAAAACGAGAATAACTAAATGCACTAGATTTGAAGCATAATGATAGTGAAATACTCAATTTCTTAAATTCCGCAGTTTCCTATCTTGGTGTTGAAGATTGTGAATCGTGTTTCAATAATAACCAGTAGATCTATGTCAAACTTCATTAAATTTCAAGTTTAGAATTAATGAACAGCAGGACCGACTCAACGTTTCGAGCCAAAGGAGAGATGTTGCTTgattttgtctgattttcttttaCAAGATTTTAATTAAATCTAACTTGTATAAACGGAGCTCGAAGAACGGGGTCGTTCGTTAGATGTAAGCATTTTCGTAAGAAACCCAACGCAGTGACACAAACACCTCAATGTAAAGacatttcacattttaaaaCAGCAACATTATCCGAATAGAAATGTGATCTTGATAATACTACAGAGATAATAATTTATGTATAGCACAGCTAcctaatatatataaatatactcTACAATCTACCGCGCTGTTTTCATCTCATCCATTGTTTCTGTACAGATATACTAAagatatatttaaaaagaacTATAATGATCACcgtcttttcatgttttttttgtaaaagatAAGTTTTAACAAAGACTGAATAATACAAAATTACTATTAGTCCGTTTATTCCAAAAACATTTATCAgtacaaatgaaatatacatgtacataatttatTGATTGCAAGAATTGAATTTCCTAATTTCCTCCCCAGGAAAATTAGCAATCAAAATGTTATCCAAAGTAGAAGATGGAGTTAAGAGTATTTGTACATcgtaattgaaattgaattttattcCATGATCCGAGTCTAATAGGACGATTAAACAGTactatttgtattattttgaagtATAGATTCAGAATGAGTTAGAATTCTTTAATACGTTTTAATATGGTTCCTCACAATCTAAGCAAGGAGGAGATGAAGGTCttggaaaaggaaagaatagaACAGCGTGAGGATAgggaggagaaggagggggataagaaggaggagaagggaTATGATTATGAGATGgaggagaagaggaggaggagattcGACTTGGATCGGTCGGAGAAAGGGGAGGGAAAGAAGGAGACGATGCATGTGGGATATAAGCaggagaagaggaaggaggaggTGAGTTAGAGTTTTGAGGAGTAGAGGGGGAAGGAGAAGTTCTGCTTGTTGGGGAAGAAGGATTGCGCGAAGTCGGAGAAGGAGGAGGTGGAATTATGTCGAGTTCCATGTTTTCCACTAATATCACTCTATCAATTTTCTTGCTTTGCCTGCTGCCAACATCCCCGTCTCCTCGTAGGCTAGGTTGTGGAACCGGAGACAAGTTAATCAGCCCACAACAAGTACAACAAGCAATGTAACACTTGCCgcaatacacgcagcacccaaAACTCTTGGTACCACCGCTGCAGGCGAACCTCTCTCTGGTGTGCTTACTGAAAGTCGGATGTAACATTACGTACACTATCGGCTGCAGGCTTGCCGTCAAAATGGCGGCTGTCTCACTCAACTGCGTGGCTACGAAGATAGCGATCCTGCCGAATGGTATGGACAGGTAGATGATCATTTTGGTGATGTAACGCGCACCGAAGttgaatgtgtaaagaagaacgatgacgaGGATACTCCGCAGAATCTGCTGATCGTGGTACAGACGGTATTCCTCTGGCGTACGCGTCACCACGACCCCGTCCTTCTTGACGCGCAAAGATTCGCCGCTTCGCTTTCGAAGCTTGCGTCTGATGGCGAAGTAGACGACGGTGATGACGGTCAGGGGGATGATATAGGAGACCACGAAAGAGATGCTCATAGCGACTTTGAAGCTGGATTCGGAAATGTCGAAGGTACCGTTAGTAGTATCAATGCTGTAGAAGACAGGTGCACACACTGCCAGAGAGGCTGCATGGAGAAAATTCATGAAAGTAAACAAATGTATAATGAAAGCAAGGTCAAACATACCGTAAAGTCAAAGACGACACTATAGAGGTAAAGACAATCTTCTGTCCTATATTGATAGATTTGTTTAAAGAACTGTGAAATTTAAAACCCCAATCTGGAAGTTGTTGACCAGTCAACAGGAGAATATTTGTTTTCCTCTACATTCCAAATGTTAGAGTCTTGATTCATCACACGATCTGTTGCAACTTCATATTGATAGAAACAAGGGAGTGTTACAAGAAATATAAGAATTCCTCGGGATGTTCTCTTGAACCTGggtctttgagaaaaaaaataatggagagAAGAcggaaaaatatatttgacctGTTCTCTCGCTTGTTTGGTCAacaatttgagagaaaaaaggCTGATGGGTCAATTCTTGAAACCTAAATGGCCTGTGCCATTGTAAAGCACATTTATAGATAGAACTGTTTCTTACCAATCCAGACAAGGGCGCATACGCCTGTAGTTATCTTCACTTTAGAATATTTAGCCACTTTCTTCGGATCGACGCTGATGGCAACATAACGATCGATGGATAAAGCCGTTAACATGGAGACATCGCAGTTGGTTATAACCTGTGAgggaaataaaatgttttttatatCGAAAAGGGACCGTTAAAAATTTAGAgattgaaaacacaattttttttttctaaaagaaaaataaaggattaCGTCGCCAGCCTTAATTTCCTAAAAGTAAAGAAATCGGTGGAGTATAGAAATCATTGTGGTTTGTAAAGAATATTAACTACTGCTCGTCCTTTTTTTCCCTAAAACTAATTCAGGGGGCACGGGGTCCGCGCCTTCTTCCACCACTGGATGTGCCCCAATGCAATGTCCATATAGAAAAGAAGGAAGTGTACTACTCCCTCCCCCCGAACATTGAGTTTCATTTTAATGTtgctttttatcttttttgagGGGATGTCCACCAATGGAACATTATCTCtcatgttattttcttaaaCGTCACATGATGACGTTTCATTTTAGATCACCACTTTTTTTAGGCCGACATTTCCGTCACTTTTTGCCAACAAGATCGGTTTTAGGGGTTGTAAACATAAATTGCCAACCAGCCTCAGAGATTTGTTTTTCCACTGCCCCTCTGTTGATATCCTGAACCCACCACTGTTTGCAACTTTCAATTTACAAAGTTTATATACCATGATTAAAAACTGTACTATATAAACTTAAATGTTTCATCTACTATATTATAATCGATGCATCAGTTTTATTATTCGCATAATGTCCGTAAAAGAGATCAATAATAGTACTTACGAGACTGATGTAGAGATGAACAGACGATGGTATGACACTGCTATGAGCAATATCACGGACCGTCAACACGTAATCATAGACGTCGGTAGCACCGATAACGACAAGGAAGATGAGATGGGTGGCGCTAAGATTGGTCATGAAGAGATTGGAGAACGTCCTCATGTCTTTGCGGGCGACGACTGTGTAAACGATGTATATATTAGCGACGAGaccgatgatgatgaggaccATGAGAATGGGAGACAGAATGCGTTCGAAGTTGACTACCCACTCGCATTCATCGACCGTATAGCCTGATCCGCAGGCCGACTCTGATGTTGTCGTGGAGTTGATGTCGTCGAGTTCGGTGCCGTTATATGATGAGATCGTCGTTGAGATGCTGGACCACAATGTGGTAATTGTCTTCACTGGTTCTTTCGTTGGAGCCATTGTCGTCGAATTGAAATTTGGGTTCTGTATGACAGAATCGTTCACAACAGCCACGGTTGATAAAATAGTCGTTgagacatttttgacaaaatctgTAATTTCTGGTTTTGCGGTAGTCATACCCGATGTTATGACAGTCGATATCGATTCATTAACTGGTGTTTCAGATGGGATACCAGTGATTTCATCAATCACATCTGTTTCTACATCTCCTACAAAAGGTATTGCTAAAGCGGTTTCCTGATTACCGTCTATGGTGTCCTGGATGACATCAGTAAGGTTCGGCCATGCTCTGCTGATATTTTGAAGATAACCGGCTATACCTATGTTCGGAAAAGAATCGGTGATGTTTGCAAGATAACCAGCTAGGTTTGGAAATTTTTCGGTGATGTTTGGAAAAGAGCCAGCCAAACCCTGCATGGAATCGGCCAAGTTTGGCAGAGATTCAGCCAGGTTCGACATACTGTTTGCGACATTCGCCGAAGAATCGGCTAGGTTCGGCAGGGGATCGACTTCTTCTATACACTCAATGCTTGAACCTGAATCGTGGGGCCTTCCGCTTGATCCATTATCATGACggtacaaaatatattaagtGAAGAATTTATTGAGATTATATACTTTGTGCTGTGTCGCTATGATAACAATCTTAGTGAAAAATTTGATTGCAGTATGGGTCTCTTCCTTCACAATCTGTATGGGAAGCCAAAGTCACTCTGTCAGTGATGCGATAAAGTGAAATAGATGTAGAGAAGAATCATTGTCCGAGATATTTTTAAGTTGGTACCTGTATAATGTACAGAATGTATATATCGTTCAATCATGTGACATCTGTACAAGATGAAAGATATTTTGAAATAGATCGGTGGTATACTTATGTGTAGTGATTGATGGACATTCAAGACAAGTGGTTGTaagtatcaggggccgcggaacggttttcaaaaaatcataatcctatggtcatttttacgtttttgtacacggttttggaaagaagtggggggcttcagccccctccgcttccgcggcccctgagtaTATAGACCTACATTGACAAAACTgaaacaaagggggggggggtatcaggCGTGTATCAAGGATTTTACACCCGGGGGGCCGACCTGATTTTGTCGCCCTTGTGTACTTTTCGATaatggcgccccccccccctagccgCGAGGCAGACGTATCATTCCATAATCACATAAAAGAtaatctaatttaaaaagaataattgcgagcgcgaagcgccagcgtTTTTCTGTTTAATTTACTTAACTACCATAAAGCATagaattttaagcactttggggtttcaatttcgattaaattccttttttttaaagtataggCCCTACTAAAGTTATAAGAacgggagctgtaatttctttacTAGTCGTTTTTTAATATCCTTCAGGAATAGTATTGATTACCTCTTGGAAATGATGCAATCTCCTCGGTAATTGGCtcaatctcctcatcagtggcgtagtTAGGGTTTATTcagcggagggggggggggcttgaacatgttgaacttTTGTAGGGGAACCAAGATAAATTTGTTTTGGGGATAGTCCTACAGAACGAAGTTTCAGAAAATCTTAGATTCTCAAATACACGacgaggtatctcacaaggcctagaTAAATAATGCAAGCAGGGGCGTCGCTAGGCTTTTTCCACTGGGGAAGGGGGGTGGAGGTCCTTGATTTCCAACAAATTTTGGTACCGATTACCGACGTCCGACAACCATGAGTCTTGGAAGTATTCCACTTTCTCATCAGTCACATTTTATTTCGCCATACCTAGGGGCAAATCCAGCTTTCATCATTAGGAGGGGGCGGAAAAAtatttccattcacattttctccCGATCGGCCGCCAAAATCTAATTTTCGtgcttttttattaatattttaatctTGGGTTTGTCCTAATTTAAGAGAgcagttacatgtataagttcattttatctttactcttgctaaaaaaacaataaggTTTCTCGTGAGGTCTGAATATATCTTTCGAGTGCAGTTTTTGTTATTCATGTCTTTTATGTATTTAgacctgaaaatttaatattctgggcattttttttttgtaatcatgaacaagatgcgtatctaTCTTAATGCGATCAAGAAGTGCgagattatattttgaatatactGACCTGCAAAAGCACCCgttgcagtgactcatgaatagaatacatatctcaccaatcaaatagtacgagcgaagcgcgagctgaaattttttaacaTCTCGACATAAACTGGAGattctaagcacctttttaaccatgaataggatgggtatgtaggcctattttattgATGCGAGAACGAACTGAATTTTCCCGAAAGGAAACcatgatattctaagcactttttgtctTCGTAAACAATATGTTTTTCTAACTAAACATGCAAGCGCCGAAGCACAAGCTGAATTTATTAATATACTGAAAAGAGACATATTAATGACTGTTTGACTCATgaatagaatatatatatatctcaccaatcaaataatgcgagcgcgaagcgcgagctgaaaattgtttagattttgattgaaaattggACAGGTTAACAACTTTTTGCAATcataggatgggtatctaatcAAAGAgttaatgcgagcgctaagagCGAGCTGATTTTTGTTATACTCgtacctaaaaactggacagttCAAGCACTTTTTAAATAAGAACATGGCATTAGAGGGCCAAGTGCGAGCCGATTTTCAAacttagatttagacctaaaacagGACAATGTAACCATGcgtgaacaggatgggtatatatgtctaaacaattgatgcgagtacgaagcgcgagctgaaatcttTGGATTTTTAGacatgaaaactggacattctaagcatgcTATCTcaccaaataatgcgagcgcgaagcgtgagccattttttttttcattttccgttatgaaaactggatattctaagcatgcACTTTATGCAATCATGAACAATATGGGTATGTAATCAAATGATTTATGCGAGCACAAAATTGTGATACTCCTTCGGGAAGGCGTAGATTCTGAGTATTTTGCGCGAGTCTAAATAATTGTGATTTCTTCCTGAAAACGGTTTAAgcatgtttttaataaagaacacagttttagagcgcggagcgcgaaCAGATGTTTTTTTTGTATAGATTTAGAAAAGAACCCAGGATATTCGATGCAATGTAACCTTGAACAGGATGGGtgtatcaaaagaaaatattttattctagCGCGGAGcccgagctgatttttttcattttgcgacATGAAAGCTGGATATTCTGGGCACTTTTTACAATCATAATGTTGTAATGTGAAATTGGCTATATACACTTATTGGTATATAAAGTTTgtaaaatttatatttaaatccatTGTATTATACTCAATGCTAATTATATTCCCGGATTTCCACTTTAATGCAATATCATTATCCAATATTTTATGATTCAACGTTCAAATTTAACCAATTTCCTTCATAAATTTTGCTGAATTATTTAATGTGTCAATCATGATATCATGTACTTTAATTTATATTATACTGTAATTGTGTTGTTTAtgataactttctcatttcacCGATTCCTCAAAtatttattatgttatattGAACAAATTATGAATTAGTGATTTTTCTGTAATGTAttgaattcattatttgtatagttATTTGTATAGCTTAAACCTAAGTTACTCTATCTTTTATGTgcatatatattgttattttatgttaaCAGGTTCATGCTGAAAACAGTCAATCTGAGCTTTTCATCCTGTATAAATATGTTTTagtgaataaatatatatataaataaacaaataaataaatgaatgaaaaaaaaatggtcttgcAGACAGACTCGTAGAACTGGCTTAGTGAACAATGGCTTTTGTTCAAAATTCCTTCATGGATGCATTCAAGCATCCCTCTATATACTTGACTGGACTGACCAGTGTAATTGACCATTCAATAGTCAATTTGGGGTTTCAATTATGTACCCCCAATAGGAGGCTTTCTTTTCAGGCGGGAAAGGGACGGAAGCGATTGAAATTTTGAGGGAGCAGGTTGTCTTACCAGTGTGCAATCAAGTGAGTTGATGGTTGTTATTTCATGATATTACTGGTATATTTTTTAACTTCGCATGATAATGTGTTTTATTATTGCTCAATAATTAATGATGCCCGTggaattttggtcaattttatcATGTAAACTGACATTTATGCCTCTTAAGTTCAGACTTTGCAATTGTTATATTTTCCCCGTGCATTATCTAATATTGATTGGGTAGCATACATGAACACAAGTTAAGCTTTTACTGGTTTATGTTgatgtgattatttttataattgttGAACATATTTCCGATAATACCATCAGATCTGGTCCATGATATTCATTGTAGTATATTGCCCATTTTACTCCTATTTAGCCCAACAAATGAGTTGCAAAATAAGGATATTATTACTTGTAGGCCTGGAGAACAGCTACGggaatttttatatattttttattcacatttgttttattacaataaagcATGTCTTGGTATTGTGCAATATCTCCAGGGATTATTTAAATCGTTATATTCATACTGCAATTTGATTACTGGTTACATTTTAGAAGATACACATTTGCTCAAACCTCACGAGTGAAGGAATAATATATGgcattttgttgaaaatttgattttttttttaatcaatatgtATTTtcgatatatttttatcatttgtattCCACAGCGAGGCTGTTGGTTTTCTTGAAATAAACTCAAATACCACATACCGGTCTGGATTTtgcattctttcaattaatataTTGGGTATCTAAtgaaacaatgcgagcgcgaagagcgaactgaaattttttatattatgacctaacaactggacattctaagcacgttattttttaataaagatcaaGGTATTGTATCTTATCTTATGAAAATGTTACGTAGATGTGGGATCACCTCCATGGCTGCCTCCAGcactggtggggggggggtaattggcTTCCCCTTAAAAAGTAGGAATACCTCGATTATCTTACAAGAAATTTgtgcattaaaattttaattttcactataaaattgaaataaacaggGCACAAAATAATGGCGCAGGTATAGAGAAAGTAAATCACATTATAAATCACTTTATTATCACCTCCTCCATATCTCAGTTCCGTTTTTAACTACAATAGTCTTCAGACTTCACAAAAACCGAGTTCacatacaactacatg
It contains:
- the LOC135155671 gene encoding uncharacterized protein LOC135155671, whose amino-acid sequence is MSNLAESLPNLADSMQGLAGSFPNITEKFPNLAGYLANITDSFPNIGIAGYLQNISRAWPNLTDVIQDTIDGNQETALAIPFVGDVETDVIDEITGIPSETPVNESISTVITSGMTTAKPEITDFVKNVSTTILSTVAVVNDSVIQNPNFNSTTMAPTKEPVKTITTLWSSISTTISSYNGTELDDINSTTTSESACGSGYTVDECEWVVNFERILSPILMVLIIIGLVANIYIVYTVVARKDMRTFSNLFMTNLSATHLIFLVVIGATDVYDYVLTVRDIAHSSVIPSSVHLYISLVITNCDVSMLTALSIDRYVAISVDPKKVAKYSKVKITTGVCALVWIASLAVCAPVFYSIDTTNGTFDISESSFKVAMSISFVVSYIIPLTVITVVYFAIRRKLRKRSGESLRVKKDGVVVTRTPEEYRLYHDQQILRSILVIVLLYTFNFGARYITKMIIYLSIPFGRIAIFVATQLSETAAILTASLQPIVYVMLHPTFSKHTRERFACSGGTKSFGCCVYCGKCYIACCTCCGLINLSPVPQPSLRGDGDVGSRQSKKIDRVILVENMELDIIPPPPSPTSRNPSSPTSRTSPSPSTPQNSNSPPPSSSPAYIPHASSPSFPPLSPTDPSRISSSSSPPSHNHIPSPPSYPPPSPPYPHAVLFFPFPRPSSPPCLDCEEPY